In Carassius carassius chromosome 7, fCarCar2.1, whole genome shotgun sequence, one genomic interval encodes:
- the LOC132143151 gene encoding small integral membrane protein 45-like, which produces MPWMFLDWFVPVYLLVSVLVLAGFGACLYFLEPGLQDAHKWSNKSLRHQPLAHIRQTHCRDDDSNALL; this is translated from the coding sequence ATGCCCTGGATGTTTCTGGACTGGTTCGTCCCTGTATATCTGCTGGTCTCGGTCCTGGTCCTGGCTGGTTTCGGAGCTTGTCTGTATTTTCTGGAGCCGGGTCTTCAGGATGCGCACAAGTGGAGCAACAAGTCACTGAGGCACCAGCCGCTGGCTCATATAAGGCAAACACACTGTAGAGATGACGACAGCAATGCCTTGTTATGA